In a genomic window of Zootoca vivipara chromosome 5, rZooViv1.1, whole genome shotgun sequence:
- the MANSC1 gene encoding MANSC domain-containing protein 1 — translation MSIRIAWCSACIFAMTFYTLPKPSQNQVCSTEKMENTTIDIKAAFSKGIRGEDPIHASSWEACVDVCCLGADSKKCNYVVFNTRSKGNYTNCYLFYYPTNETCPVRHVSGLVSYRMIKDAQVPMPTPTSVQLSHPTVNGKSVSALAAMFNPHIPASPLLGSGPLQKPIPPKSVEILNHLDDKHVDEMDGDSQHPQSRRANGSKSLGSSTMPELKSLLSPSTPNTIEPGIPTAQPPVKSPTITNGTQAGTIVPHVSPRNATTTRSTTAYYKNAPWATTNLRSTTTVPNPSSTAGSSARNLSPLLMKISSASLHDVHLGNGQQGLKGDMLNGDPSREHFPPFGDKSILTAALLLGVIFFLLVTVLVGRKMLESLQRRRYTKIDYLINGMYANM, via the exons ATGTCCATCCGGATTGCATGGTGCTCTGCTTGCATCTTTGCCATGACCTTTTATACTTTGCCAAAGCCATCCCAAAATCAAGTGTGTTCCACGGAGAAGATGGAGAACACCACTATTGACATCAAAGCAGCCTTTTCCAAAGGCATCCGGGGGGAAGATCCAATCCATGCTTCATCTTGGGAAGCCTGTGTTGATGTCTGCTGCTTGGGTGCAG ACAGCAAGAAGTGCAATTATGTGGTCTTTAATACCAGGAGCAAAGGAAATTACACAAATTGCTACCTGTTCTATTATCCCACTAATGAAACCTGCCCGGTGAGACATGTGTCAGGACTGGTGAGCTACCGAATGATAAAAG atgCACAGGTTCCCATGCCAACTCCTACCTCAGTTCAGCTCTCCCACCCAACTGTGAATGGGAAGTCTgtgtctgcactggctgctatGTTCAACCCTCACATCCCAGCAAGCCCTCTGCTTGGGTCAGGTCCTTTGCAAAAGCCCATTCCCCCAAAGAGTGTAGAAATATTGAACCACTTAGATGATAAACATGTGGATGAGATGGATGGAGACTCCCAGCACCCACAAAGCAGAAGAGCAAATGGTTCAAAGAGCTTGGGTTCTTCAACAATGCCTGAACTCAAGAGTTTGTTGTCCCCAAGTACTCCAAATACTATTGAGCCTGGTATTCCTACTGCACAGCCCCCAGTTAAGTCACCTACTATTACCAATGGCACCCAGGCTGGTACTATAGTTCCTCACGTGTCTCCTAGAAATGCAACAACCACTAGGTCTACTACAGCTTATTATAAGAATGCACCTTGGGCAACTACAAATCTAAGAAGTACCACCACTGTTCCCAACCCATCTTCCACTGCTGGATCTAGTGCTCGTAACCTCAGCCCACTGCTTATGAagatttcttctgcttctttacaTGATGTCCACCTTGGCAATGGGCAACAAGGCTTGAAAGGCGATATGCTTAATGGAGATCCAAGCAGGGAACATTTCCCTCCCTTTGGCGACAAAAGCATACTTACAGCTGCATTGCTTTTGGGGGTGATATTCTTTCTCTTAGTTACAGTGCTGGTAGGTAGAAAGATGCTTGAATCTCTTCAGAGAAGGCGTTACACTAAGATAGACTACTTGATCAATGGCATGTACGCCAACATGTGA